A single window of Planktothrix serta PCC 8927 DNA harbors:
- a CDS encoding ABC transporter ATP-binding/substrate-binding protein (This model describes the ATP binding subunits of ATP-binding cassette (ABC) transporters for nitrate transport, or for bicarbonate transport, in bacteria and archaea.), whose product MSVFVEIDHVHRIFNLPNGEQYIALKNIELKIKKGEFITLIGHSGCGKSTLLNIIAGLDQATEGGIILAGREVREPGPDRMVVFQNYSLLPWLTVRENIALAVDEVYRKLPKTERQDIIEKHIKLVGLRQAADKLPGEISGGMKQRVAIARALAIKPQLLLLDEPFGALDALTRGGLQEQLMKICEASQVSAVMVTHDVDEALLLSDRIVMLTNGPEAHIGQILEVNIPRPRQRMEVVNHPNYYALRNEIVYFLNQQKKAKKSAVQKAPTVIAKNGLEKVNLEIGFIPLTDCAPLIIAKEKGLFAEYGLSDVTLSRETSWKLLGQGVVEGRLDAAQMVSGMPLAMTLGFGKNPPVPIVTALTLSRNGNGITLSRQLYEQGVRTLEDFKSLIQKQQDKVHTLGMVHPTSMHNLMLRYWLAAGNINPDQDVNLTVIPPPQMQANLKAGNIDGYCVGGPWNSRAVYEDLGFVIANSFDIFPEGHTEKVLGVTEDWANRYPKTHIALVKALIEACEYCDDRRNREEILEILCRDEYIGSAPEYTRLGFIDPFPKGDGKPPELLINYNQFFVDKTNCPDTTEFLWIMAEMARWGITPFPKNWVSILERVLRTDVYGEAARELGLPYVGRDRHTIKLFDGTLFNPNDPIKYLKNLKIKQEIWIEEIILDPIAA is encoded by the coding sequence ATGTCTGTATTTGTAGAAATTGATCACGTTCATCGCATTTTTAATCTCCCCAATGGAGAACAATATATCGCGCTGAAAAATATTGAACTCAAAATTAAAAAAGGTGAATTTATCACCTTAATTGGTCACTCTGGCTGTGGAAAATCGACCCTTTTAAATATTATTGCGGGGTTAGATCAAGCCACAGAAGGCGGGATTATTTTAGCAGGGCGAGAAGTCCGCGAACCGGGGCCAGATCGGATGGTTGTGTTTCAAAATTATTCCTTATTACCTTGGTTAACGGTACGCGAAAATATTGCACTAGCCGTTGATGAAGTCTATCGCAAACTGCCTAAAACCGAACGTCAAGATATTATTGAAAAACACATTAAATTAGTCGGTTTAAGACAGGCGGCAGATAAATTACCGGGAGAAATTTCGGGGGGGATGAAACAACGAGTTGCGATCGCTCGCGCCTTAGCTATTAAGCCCCAATTATTACTTTTAGATGAACCCTTTGGGGCGTTAGATGCTTTAACTAGAGGAGGGTTACAAGAGCAGTTAATGAAAATCTGCGAAGCCAGCCAAGTTAGCGCTGTGATGGTGACTCACGATGTCGATGAAGCCTTATTATTATCCGATCGCATTGTGATGTTAACTAACGGCCCAGAAGCCCATATCGGGCAAATTTTAGAGGTGAATATTCCCCGTCCCCGTCAACGGATGGAAGTGGTTAATCATCCTAACTATTATGCCTTGCGAAATGAGATTGTTTATTTTCTCAATCAACAGAAAAAAGCCAAAAAATCAGCCGTCCAAAAAGCTCCTACTGTTATTGCTAAAAATGGTTTAGAAAAAGTTAATTTAGAGATCGGGTTTATTCCCTTAACCGACTGTGCTCCTCTGATTATTGCTAAAGAAAAAGGTCTTTTTGCCGAGTATGGATTAAGTGACGTTACCCTCAGTCGAGAAACCAGTTGGAAACTATTAGGTCAAGGAGTCGTAGAAGGTCGTTTAGACGCGGCGCAAATGGTATCTGGAATGCCCTTAGCCATGACATTAGGCTTCGGTAAAAATCCCCCAGTTCCGATAGTAACGGCCTTAACCTTATCTCGAAATGGCAATGGAATTACCCTAAGTCGTCAATTATATGAACAAGGGGTTAGAACCCTGGAAGACTTCAAATCCTTGATCCAAAAACAGCAGGATAAAGTGCATACTTTGGGCATGGTACATCCGACTTCTATGCACAATTTAATGTTGCGGTATTGGTTAGCAGCCGGAAATATTAACCCCGATCAAGATGTTAATTTAACGGTAATTCCACCGCCTCAAATGCAAGCCAATTTAAAAGCCGGAAATATTGATGGCTATTGTGTGGGGGGGCCGTGGAATTCCCGCGCTGTTTATGAAGATTTAGGATTTGTGATTGCCAATAGTTTTGATATTTTCCCAGAAGGACATACCGAGAAAGTTTTGGGGGTGACAGAAGACTGGGCAAATCGTTATCCTAAAACCCATATTGCGCTAGTAAAAGCATTAATTGAGGCTTGCGAGTATTGCGATGATCGGCGAAATCGGGAAGAAATTTTAGAGATTTTATGCCGAGATGAATATATCGGATCTGCACCGGAATATACAAGATTAGGATTTATTGATCCCTTTCCTAAAGGTGATGGAAAACCCCCAGAATTATTAATCAATTACAATCAATTTTTTGTCGATAAAACCAATTGTCCAGATACGACAGAATTTCTGTGGATCATGGCAGAAATGGCACGATGGGGGATTACACCTTTTCCCAAAAATTGGGTTTCAATTTTAGAACGGGTATTAAGAACAGATGTCTATGGTGAAGCGGCAAGAGAATTAGGTTTACCTTATGTTGGACGCGATCGCCACACAATTAAACTGTTTGATGGCACTCTATTTAATCCGAATGACCCGATTAAATATCTCAAAAATCTCAAAATTAAACAGGAAATTTGGATTGAAGAAATTATCCTTGATCCGATCGCTGCCTAA
- the ntrB gene encoding nitrate ABC transporter permease, which yields MTTSIKARSSSKNPLSFIFDWFNKNRNQIIRPLIAIFIFLAIWQLLCSGENPNLPSPITTVKESWELIVNPFFDNGGMDKGLFWQVLASLQRVAIGFTLSAIVGIALGILIGTNAFMYDALDPLFQILRTIPPLAWLPIALAALQQSNPAAIFVIFITAIWPIIINTTVGVQQIPQDYKNVARVLRLPRSKYFFKVLFPSAVPYIFTGLRIGIGLSWLAIIAAEMLVGGVGIGFFIWDAYNSSRMSAIIVALIYVGVVGLILDRAIGFIASKVVPADQK from the coding sequence ATGACGACTAGCATTAAAGCTCGTTCTAGCAGTAAAAATCCTCTGAGTTTTATCTTTGATTGGTTTAATAAAAACCGCAATCAAATCATTCGTCCGTTAATTGCCATCTTTATTTTTCTAGCCATTTGGCAACTGTTATGTTCAGGAGAAAACCCTAATTTACCTTCTCCAATTACCACCGTTAAGGAATCTTGGGAATTAATTGTTAATCCATTTTTCGATAATGGGGGCATGGATAAAGGGCTATTTTGGCAAGTTCTAGCCAGTTTACAACGGGTTGCCATTGGATTTACCTTATCCGCTATTGTTGGAATTGCATTAGGGATTTTAATCGGAACAAATGCCTTTATGTATGATGCCTTAGATCCCCTATTTCAAATCTTAAGAACTATTCCCCCCCTGGCTTGGTTGCCCATCGCCTTAGCCGCTTTACAACAATCTAATCCTGCTGCCATTTTCGTCATTTTTATTACCGCAATTTGGCCGATTATTATTAATACTACCGTTGGAGTTCAACAAATTCCTCAAGATTACAAAAACGTTGCTAGAGTCTTACGTTTACCCCGAAGTAAATATTTCTTTAAAGTGTTATTTCCCTCCGCAGTTCCTTATATTTTCACTGGGTTAAGAATTGGTATCGGTTTATCTTGGTTAGCCATTATTGCGGCGGAAATGTTAGTCGGAGGAGTTGGCATTGGATTCTTTATTTGGGATGCCTATAATAGCTCTCGAATGAGTGCGATTATTGTGGCTTTAATTTATGTCGGGGTTGTGGGTTTAATCCTCGATCGCGCCATTGGTTTTATTGCTTCTAAAGTTGTTCCCGCCGACCAGAAATAA